Proteins from one Chroococcidiopsis sp. CCMEE 29 genomic window:
- a CDS encoding efflux RND transporter permease subunit has product MQEVKNASGFSVSGIAIRRHIGTLMLTLAVVVLGVFFLTTLQVDLLPSITYPRIGVRVNTPGLSPEVAVDEVTRPLEEVLSATEGVVQVYSQTREGQVSLDLFFQPGGNIDQALNEATAAFNRGRGQLPDTIEEPRLFKFDPSQLPVYEFALTSPGLEGVDLRVFAEEELARELSTVTGIASVDVSGGVEEEVRVNIDLNRLQAVGVGLTSVLDELAARNQDISGGRILGERSEALTRTVGRFQNADEIRNLSFETNSLPASPASPASPAPSLPNHRVYLRDFAQVIDGTEEQRVFVFLNKQPAVKVSILKQPDANTIEVVDGVKQRIEELRASRLIPADMILTPTLDESQFIRNSISNVATAGLFGAGLAAIAVLLFLGSVRQTLIIVLAIPLATMTAIILMGLFGLSLNVFSLGGLALGVGIVVDNSIVMLENIAEGAGMTPGKDTKTRLNAQQLITQATRSSQEVESALIASTSTNLVAVLPFLLIGGFIALLFNELILTISFAVAASILIAVTVVPMLTSRLLAVCWSSRVGEFWLLQEFNRRFDAATLGYRKFLSHVLRYRLVVVAIAVIVLGGGSLWMVGQIPQEILPRIDTGQARLIAQFPPGTPLESNRRVMDIVDDILLKQPETEYVFSTVGGFLFGSGTSENPLRGSSTITLKPGSDVEAYVAKVKREFEQLNLAGIRLRLSPEGVRGLILSNSPVRGAEVDVILQGEDEQTLRQAGRQVLQALDQQAMASFRPDADERQPEVQIRPNWERVAALGLTTQDIGNTIQTAIEGSVPTQLQRGNRLVDVRVELNQAAIQRSSQLERLPLFVDNNRQIRLFDVAQIEEGQAPGEIQRINQRQVFIIAGNLTEGASLGEALEQVNTVIENLDLPDGVSVLPSSASETNQELQNSLRILGGLAAFLVFVVMAVQYNSLIDPLVIIFTVPLALAGGVFGLYITNTAVGATVIVGAVLLVGIVVNNAIIMVELANQIREREECDRRTAILKAAPQRLRPILMTTITTVLGMFPLALGIGEGSEFLQPLGVVVFSGLSLATLLTLFIIPCFYILLHQVSWNWAKPLGSLVPVKFKKHLAHSNFKNKHPRH; this is encoded by the coding sequence ATGCAGGAGGTGAAGAACGCATCTGGATTTAGTGTGAGTGGAATTGCCATCCGTCGTCATATTGGTACACTCATGCTGACACTAGCAGTGGTTGTATTGGGAGTCTTTTTTCTCACAACTCTACAAGTCGATCTACTGCCATCAATTACCTATCCCCGAATTGGTGTTCGAGTGAATACGCCAGGTCTTTCACCCGAAGTAGCGGTTGATGAAGTGACCAGACCTTTGGAGGAAGTGTTGTCTGCCACCGAGGGTGTAGTCCAAGTTTATTCCCAAACCCGTGAGGGACAGGTGAGCTTAGACCTGTTCTTCCAGCCAGGTGGCAATATTGACCAGGCGTTGAACGAGGCAACAGCTGCTTTTAATCGGGGTCGCGGACAATTACCAGACACGATTGAAGAACCGCGCTTGTTCAAATTTGACCCCTCCCAACTACCTGTGTATGAATTTGCGCTAACCTCGCCTGGCTTGGAGGGAGTCGATCTGCGCGTGTTTGCTGAGGAAGAACTCGCTCGTGAACTAAGTACAGTGACAGGGATCGCATCAGTTGATGTATCTGGTGGCGTTGAGGAAGAAGTGCGGGTGAATATAGATCTAAATCGCCTGCAAGCAGTGGGAGTTGGCTTGACTAGCGTACTGGATGAACTGGCAGCACGCAACCAAGATATTTCTGGCGGTCGCATTTTGGGAGAGCGTTCTGAAGCCCTAACTCGGACTGTAGGTCGGTTTCAGAATGCCGATGAAATTAGAAACCTATCCTTTGAGACCAACTCTCTCCCTGCCTCCCCTGCTTCCCCTGCTTCCCCTGCTCCCTCTCTACCTAATCACCGCGTCTACCTGCGAGACTTTGCCCAAGTAATTGACGGTACAGAAGAACAACGGGTGTTCGTTTTCCTGAACAAACAGCCTGCAGTCAAAGTCAGTATTTTGAAGCAACCTGACGCTAACACAATTGAGGTTGTGGATGGGGTTAAACAAAGAATTGAAGAACTGAGAGCATCTAGATTGATTCCAGCAGATATGATTCTGACCCCTACCTTAGATGAGTCTCAGTTTATTCGCAACTCAATCTCTAATGTCGCCACTGCGGGGTTATTTGGTGCAGGACTTGCGGCGATCGCTGTCTTGCTATTCCTAGGTTCTGTGCGTCAGACCTTAATTATTGTCTTAGCGATTCCCCTAGCAACGATGACTGCCATCATTCTAATGGGGCTATTTGGTCTATCCCTCAACGTTTTTAGTTTGGGAGGACTAGCGTTGGGTGTGGGTATTGTAGTTGATAACTCCATTGTCATGCTGGAGAACATTGCCGAAGGCGCTGGCATGACTCCAGGTAAAGATACAAAAACTCGTTTGAATGCCCAGCAATTAATTACCCAGGCAACTCGCAGCAGCCAGGAAGTGGAATCAGCCCTGATTGCTTCTACCAGTACTAACTTGGTTGCCGTGCTGCCGTTCCTGCTGATTGGCGGCTTTATAGCGCTACTATTCAATGAGCTAATTCTCACAATTAGTTTTGCTGTAGCAGCCTCAATCCTAATTGCGGTTACAGTTGTTCCCATGCTTACATCCCGACTGCTGGCAGTGTGCTGGTCAAGTCGAGTGGGAGAGTTTTGGCTATTGCAGGAGTTTAATCGGCGATTTGATGCTGCCACACTGGGATATAGAAAGTTCCTCAGTCACGTGCTGCGTTATCGGTTAGTGGTAGTGGCGATCGCAGTAATTGTTCTAGGCGGCGGTAGTTTATGGATGGTAGGTCAAATTCCCCAGGAGATTCTTCCCCGGATTGATACAGGACAAGCCAGGCTAATTGCCCAGTTCCCTCCCGGTACTCCTCTGGAGTCGAACCGAAGAGTGATGGATATTGTTGATGACATCCTACTCAAGCAACCAGAAACTGAATATGTTTTCTCAACCGTAGGTGGTTTTCTGTTTGGCAGCGGCACTAGTGAAAATCCTCTACGCGGCTCTAGCACGATTACCCTAAAGCCAGGTAGTGATGTTGAAGCTTATGTTGCCAAAGTCAAGCGAGAGTTTGAACAACTTAACTTAGCAGGAATTCGTCTACGCTTAAGCCCTGAAGGAGTACGCGGTTTAATCCTAAGCAATTCTCCAGTTAGAGGAGCAGAGGTTGACGTAATTTTACAGGGAGAAGATGAACAGACACTGCGTCAGGCAGGGCGGCAGGTGCTGCAAGCTCTAGATCAGCAGGCAATGGCAAGTTTTCGACCGGATGCCGATGAGCGGCAACCAGAAGTGCAGATTCGTCCTAATTGGGAAAGGGTTGCTGCCTTAGGTTTGACAACGCAAGATATCGGCAACACGATTCAGACTGCTATTGAAGGATCGGTGCCGACGCAACTGCAACGGGGTAATCGCCTAGTGGACGTGCGAGTTGAGTTGAATCAAGCAGCGATCCAGCGGTCTTCACAACTAGAACGGTTGCCTTTATTTGTTGATAACAACCGCCAAATTCGCTTGTTCGACGTTGCCCAAATTGAAGAAGGTCAAGCTCCTGGTGAAATTCAGCGGATTAACCAGCGTCAAGTTTTCATCATTGCTGGAAATTTGACTGAGGGAGCAAGCCTGGGTGAAGCACTAGAGCAAGTGAATACGGTAATAGAAAATTTAGATCTACCTGATGGCGTTAGTGTTTTACCCAGTTCTGCTAGCGAAACTAACCAAGAGTTGCAGAACTCGTTGAGAATTTTAGGTGGGTTAGCTGCCTTCTTGGTTTTTGTAGTGATGGCAGTACAGTACAATTCGCTGATTGATCCGCTGGTAATTATTTTCACGGTACCGCTGGCACTAGCTGGGGGTGTTTTTGGGCTTTACATTACTAACACGGCAGTTGGAGCAACGGTAATTGTCGGTGCAGTTCTGTTGGTGGGGATTGTAGTGAACAACGCCATCATCATGGTAGAACTGGCAAATCAAATTCGGGAACGGGAAGAGTGCGATCGCCGGACTGCAATTTTAAAAGCCGCGCCTCAACGTCTACGCCCAATTTTGATGACAACTATCACCACCGTGTTGGGGATGTTTCCCCTGGCATTGGGAATTGGTGAAGGCTCAGAATTTCTGCAACCATTGGGGGTTGTGGTGTTTTCAGGATTGTCGCTAGCAACGCTACTAACGCTGTTTATTATTCCTTGCTTCTATATCTTGCTTCACCAGGTCAGCTGGAACTGGGCAAAACCCTTGGGGTCACTGGTACCTGTCAAATTCAAAAAACACTTGGCTCACAGCAATTTCAAGAATAAGCACCCAAGACACTAA
- a CDS encoding DUF4278 domain-containing protein, protein MSTGWAPKNNTQEKLNELSVTDKATPATDGVAKREKVGKYRGANYELTSATAQVPEGEIAGKYRGAPCRIRHHQQVPLQPTFELKYRGASINQQKLSLPPNSKDECSD, encoded by the coding sequence ATGAGTACAGGATGGGCACCTAAGAACAACACCCAAGAAAAACTGAACGAGCTTAGTGTCACTGACAAAGCTACTCCTGCTACAGATGGAGTTGCTAAGCGTGAAAAAGTAGGTAAGTATCGCGGTGCCAACTACGAACTTACTTCTGCGACAGCTCAAGTTCCTGAGGGTGAGATAGCCGGGAAGTATCGCGGTGCTCCTTGCCGAATTCGCCACCATCAACAGGTTCCCTTGCAACCCACGTTTGAGCTTAAGTATCGCGGTGCTAGTATTAATCAGCAGAAACTGTCTTTACCTCCCAATAGTAAAGATGAGTGCAGCGATTAG